GGAAGTAAACTTCAACCACACGTATATAATACAGTATAACAGACATTCAAAACTAAAAACTGAGTTTTGAAAATTCTGTGAAATATTTTATGGAATTATTATTGATACACAATGCTAATAAAAAAGGGTTTAATACTGCCCTTTTAAATGTTACAAtccaattttcattattttcagtACAAAAAGTTCCTGCTATTGTTAAAGTGCAATGATGTGAATTTTACTATCTATGATtatgatactgtaaattcagaaattattgtgtgcatttataattgcattcttatttcattttagactaaatgtgattttaatttttgcgatattgagaaaaatcttttaatttataaaaaaaaatcaaaatgcgagattaaattattgcgattataaccctgtgcattttttgcaataataaaaacctcgcaataatttctgaatttacagtagtatgAATGAAGAGATGTGGGTTTAATTGCAAGATGACAAAAACCAGAAATCACaataaaaccagaaaaaaaatgtgtagagACATGTATGGACCAACAACATCTGTCAAGATCTAAATCAACTTAAGTCTTGACAGATTGGCAATATATTAAAAGAGAAAGTCTTATTAAAATCTGCCATCAACACCAGActcaatggaaaattaacaaaaaaacaatagccATTTTATAGAGTTAGTAgatggatataagaagatgtggtatgagtaccaatgagaactctccatccaagtcacaatttgtaaaagtaaaccattataggtcaaaagtaaaatcacaaaaatactgaactctgaggaacaTTAGATTCCTGACATAGAACAAGTGCGAACAATTGGGTTTAAACGTAATGTTACCAAACTTTCACCCTTATCTacaacaatagtgtaacatcacaacatagaaagacactataaaatatttaaataaattgcttaactcaatcaaaagacatattaacacaagtgaacatacactgaatgaataaattagatctatgatacaatgtaaatacaaagctGGTTTTATCTGAGGCATGGACTACAGTCTGACAGTgtgaattatttttgtaaagctttatatttcagcagGTAGGAGGACGTGAATGCTTCTTATCTTGCCTATGCCTTATTCTATGAAGTTTTCGTTTGTCATACGACCATTGTCCTCTAcctcattttcatatttcagcGATTATAGATTTTCTCATTTATTGTGAGTAAAAGGTTACTACTATTTGGTCAATGAAATCATTGAAAGGTTTGCATTCCTGTTAGAGGGTTGacctgacctcaacctcatttcatagATCGGTGATCAAGGTTGAAATAAATGAGAAATTCAAATTGATTATTCTGAGATACTATACGATAATGGTTTATTTtatgtggtgtatggaatgattgcttGGGTTCTCTTACCttcatctcattttcatggtttattaggtatcaaattaataaatttcCGTAGTTTTATCCCTATCTGAaattcaactatatttggtgtaaggTGTGAATGTTAGATGTACATTTCTAAATAGCTGGGTTCatatgaccatgacctcattttcatggtcatATGTCAAAGTTTAGTTTTTCTGGTCAagtcttgtttttttaaatatctatagTCATACAATGTATAGATTGACAGTAAGTTGTACATGTCCATCTAGCAGTTATCAAATGACCATGACCCCATTTTTATGGTTCAATGATCAGCGGTCAGTGCAGTGTCGAGCTTTCGTTGTTTAGTCAGTGTCTATAAATAATAGGAATAATATTTTTGGTGCATGTAATTATTGAAAGGTTTAATGTTGTCCTGGTAGGGTTAATCTGAACTTGACCAGCATGAATTATGTCGATTATTGATAGTAATGAGTTAATGTGATGTAGAAAAAAATCACGTATCCATAGGTAAGAAAACATATGCTCGGTATATATAACGAGcaacatttgaaaaaagaaagaagCAATATAACCATGCAAACACACCCTGAATTTAACTGATGTCCCGTTTAGTTAATCCCATATCGTCCTTATACGAAAGGCCCCATTGGTTGAACGGAGTTCATAAATTTCAACATACACTATTTTCCATTGACAGTCCAAATGTTCAACTTCCATGGACTTGTAACATATTggatgatggtatgatactaaacttgattttcatatgatgaagagataatctttcaatcagtttaattgaggtctggcgCTGGCATGCCAGTTATTGCTAGTAGTCCTTCGTTTATTTATGTATCATAGTCATTTATAAACGGCAATCTCAAAATACTCCTTTCTTATATGTCAAATATCGGCCGCTGAACTAGAactattaatatacatgtatacattattttaacgactttattgttattatttgttgttttctttttggacATGTTTGTTTTTCACTCGATATATGACATGTGATGTCTCCTTGGTCTCCTTCCCTCACACAGCCTGTGATGAACTGTATATACATATGGAATTACTGTTTCATTTTTGGATGActgttttttaacattttacgGGAGAGCTACTTTGATTTCAAAACGacacggtatgggctttgctcattgttgaaggccgtacggtgacctatagttgttaatgtctgtgtcattttggtcttttgtggatagttgtctcattggcaatcataccacatcttcttttttatatatacatacacatCTGCTTGAAATCGTTCTATTTGGATCTTATATATGTTGCCAAATTGACAATTATGTAAATAACATGTACTTTAACTTAGACAGATGTACTTTTGTCAAAAAGATTCTGGGCGAACTTTGCTGTAAAGCTAATATTTTACATTACAATAAAACAGCTCCGGAAGGTTAAGTAAGCACTGCGGTATGTGGTTTTTTCCTCATTAGTCAAGGTCGTATGATGATCTGCAAGTGCTAACTTATTCGTCTATTTTTTCTTGAATGAATATCCATCTTTTAAAGAATGGCTCATTCTCAATCGaagataaatgaataaataaaaacaacaaaatttggGTGAGGTTATATTTTTAATTGTCCCTGACAATCTGTTTAATTTTTAGTGTCCCAATAGGTTTGAAGACCTATCGTCATTTCTGTTTGGTTATGCCTCTCAGTAATTAATAATTAAATGTATTTGTTGCCATATACAGTCGATAAttcaatacaaaaatatttaataaacaacTTATAGATAAATCCTTTTATATGTAAAGAACAATtaataaatacatgcttttgagCTATAATAATCTATAACAACAAAGGTGTAATTCCGTCATATGACAAGATCTTTCTggtattattatatattaaagcACAATGTGGTATAGATCATAGACTGTTAGATGTAATtggattataattgtatactcaatttttgtaaacaattatatTCCAACGATGATTAAGCGATTATAACAAAACCGCTCATCTGAAATAATCTGTTAATCTTAATGCAATAATTAGCACTAAGTTTAGTTTATACTTCGAATATTAAAGACGTTTCGTTTCAAGAAGGAGACTCCGTTGTTGGTATTGATGGGGGTTTGCTAGCCATTATCTTGGCGAGTTCGTTCATGTTTCTTTTTACCTTATATCGGAACACCCACGGGAGTTCTCGTTTAGGTAGAATTTTTTTAGGCGGTGGTAACATACTTAGATCGTCGTATTCGCCATCCTGTTCAGAAATAACACTGGGATAGACTATATTGTTTTCTGGGAATGTGTGCATTGTCCGGAATGAGTCTGGAGTTCTCCGTATGAATGGAGAATGAGCCATAAATCCTCTCTCAGATTTTGATCTAATGTCTGAATACGCTGTAGGCGCAAGTTCCATTTTTGTTGCCATTTGAGTCTACAATAGATAAGATTTATGATTTCAGAAATAAAACgtgcaaacaataaaaaaaaaaaacttaaattcaaatatgatttatactataaacatattgtttttttttttactaatgttttactttattatatatattactttTAGTATGTCACAAATCTTTTATGATTTATTTGAAATCGTTTCTTCTTCTACTAAATGAAATTCACAGACCAAACTTTACTGAATTTGCCCATAAACTGTGATGAAGCATAcctattaaataaatatatatacagtaaaaaGTCTGACAACTTAGGGACGCGATTGGTTTTCATAAATACAAACAGCAATTACTGCAATAGGACAAAATGACATGACATGTTTGGTTATCAAAATAAGATATTTAGCGCACTTCGGATAATATCAATAAGAGGGAACACactatggggggggggggggggggaattggcGCTctaataataagccaaaaaaaataGAGTGAATTAAGAACGATATTTTATTCTCACTCGTATTATGCAAtctacaatgaaataatatttcacAATTTGCATTATAAGttaagtggcggatccagaaaaatTCATAATAGGGCAGCCCACTGACTGACTCAGAaagggggcctgctccagtcatgttccagttattccctatataatcaacaaaacaTTCCCCACAAATCAGCCCCTAACCCCTAAACCCACCTCTGCAGTATAGATATATTGTCTGTAGTCGTTTATTCAAGACGTGGAACATCAAATTTATAGGAGGAATCTTCCTTCATTCATAATGTCTATATGTGATTGACCTGGTTGTTTTCTATGCGGTCTCGAGTGCATGTTAACGTTGTGTTTGAAAGTTCAATTGAAAATTCaatgtttttctatattttaaaaacCGAGTGTTTTTTCGTCACTTTTTCACCAAATGTAAAGTATATGAGCCTCTATCCGTTTTTGAATGATATATGGGAAACGTATATATATAAGAAGCATCATGCAGTTATTAACCGCTGTTAAAAACTCTTTAATCCATTCTGAAAATTCAAACGGCAGAAGGAAAAAAAATCTGAGGGAATGACATCCACTCCAAACTGAGTAAACTGGGTGTTTCGACAGGGTAAAAATCTCTGGTTATTCATTCGGTCAATATAAAGGACAGTCACTATTGGTAATTTCagtgttcgtacaccaaaatgaaaataattttcattGTAATAGTTTAGTGCTTCAGTgctcgtacaccaaaatgaaaataattttcattGTAACAGTTTAGTGCGTCAGTAAAGTTGGaaaaatcacaatatttttggagtatgcttttgaaaatatattctGGGGTCCAAATATAGTTTACCTGTAAATCACAAATCAATCTGAACGTGAGAATGAGTTCATCAGTactaaattttgatttattattacaaaattaacTTTCAATCGTATTTTTAAACGCAAAGTGTTTTGATTGAATCCAAACGTTTCAAGTTTCTATCCCATGACCCTGTATAATATAGACTCGACACGACTTTTGTTCAAGTACAATATCACAGCAGAACTTATTGTAAGCTGATAATACTTAAACGCATTTATGTCAAAGCTATTAAGTTAGAATGTTTAAACATCGAGCGAAAGCATCTTCCATGTTTGTGTCAATACAAACATTGATAAACACCCCTTACtgtttaaacttttattataCAAAGTTTAAAACCTAATGGTTTTATATAAATACTTGAAAACTGAGATTATATATTATGAAGTAGAAGTCAAAGGCCCTGtataatttttacataatttgttCTATACATAAAGTCGAATGTTATATGACCTTGGACTGTTTGTAATTTATGAAAAAGAAATCTCCTTTGAAATTGCGCAGATTCACAAGCTTAGTACAACGCCGAATTTATGACATGCAGCGGTAATGCATATCTGAAAACAATAAattggaaaacatttttttaggtAATAAAACTCATATTAGGAATTTATATAACTTTATGTTATATAAATTCCTAACATGATTTTTATTAcgttcaaaaaaatattttgaatataggAAATGTATTTTTAACTAGCTGTCTGACTAATAAGGATACAGGATATTTAAACACTCAAaacgaaataaaagaaaaaaggaacaCCAACGATGgaaataatgacatttttttttttaaataagacaaaACTTGATATGATTTAGGCGCAACATATGTCTTTTGATGTGGTCAATATGTATCCGGCGCTGTGTTTAAATATATACTTTTGGAAATGAATCCTTTGGTTGAATTAAgacctatattatatatataagctGTTAGTTTCTGtcttatttggtctcttgtggagagttgtctcattggcaatcataccatatcttcttttttatatatacactgTTATGTATATATGTGTAAGAAAAATGACTTTTCCTTATCTTACATTCACAAGAGTGTAGGCAGCACACTTTATTGATAGTTGTTTACAAAGTCAGTGCTAGAATTTATTTACCATTATGTCAATAGGTacacttttgcataggtactatttctgtactaaaaatctgtagtactggaaaactacttttaatattcagtactattttgttactttaaaattattgtaatattaagGTACCTgtaatttacagtacttaatttgtacttgaaatttaggtactacagatttttggttactaccgttacatttccagcattttaaaagtttttctatttcaaatctcttaaaattatgattttcaaacatggaatattgttttatttctgtaccaaaatatttaatacaaataaactactgtaaaatacaagtacataaatattacaataattttaaagtaaagaagtAGTACACTGTAAAAATCGTGCTTAGAATTTAAACACTTGTGATACATGTTTAGATCTAAACGTGTTTAGGATTGTGTTTAATTTCTAAACACATTTTTCAGTAAGcacataatatttaaacatgacgtgaatttaaacacgtttaaaaatgaaagtgtatagaaattaaacacatttttctaaACTAAACACGATTCTAAACACAATCCTAAACACATTGTACTGAGACACGTTTAgatctaaacatgtaaaaaaaaagtgcacaaaaGATGTGCTTAGAATTGTGTTTAGGATCTAAACACCAATTTTACAGTGTACTAAATAttaaagtaaatttccagtactacatatttttagtacagaaataatacctatgcaaaagtagctgtgtataatTCTTGTAATATGGATCAGCATCACGGTCAACAAAGAATAAAAATACTTGCAACGTAAATATTACCGTCCTTAATAATTTTGCATAAAATGTTTGATCCGttaaacaaacatacatgtaaGTCAATCAATCGATAGTTGCGATATGGAAATTTCTCACTGACCTTGTTATATTGCATGGTGTTACTGGCTAAAAGAAAATCTCATTAGTAGACAAGTACACTTGAATGACAAACCAACTGTGATATAGATAAACCATACGCAGAAATGCAGATTCATATGTATCAGGAGAGGAAAGAAAAATTCACTATTTGAAAGCAAAAATCATTACAATTGTATCAAAATTATGTAGACCGCCCTTAATATCTGTTATTCACAGGCTGGATATACATTTTTAATGATAGTACAATGTGAAAACTTAAGTTAGAGTATTTTCGCTTTTCTATAACAGCCCTGAATCAATTTGGTTGaatttgataaagaaaaaaaaaagatgtacacAAAGTTCCAATCGTAATGCTTGTAAATTGTCTGTTTCAAAATCTGTccacaaaattaaattaaaagccACCCATTAAAACCTTTGTAAAGTGCTGACTTTTTAAAATTCCAATAAACTTAATAATAGGCATAATCAAACCTTTATGTTATGAACCATCTTCTGAATAAGCCACATGGGGAGTATACTTTTTTACAACACTTTACAGTAAAACCCTTctaaaatgttttattgttaaggtttatgacctcttctgtagccatttttgtacgaattgtTCAAccatcaattgtatcaaaactacagatattatgaataatatAGAGACAGGTCATTTTGTACATATAATAGGGgaaaacttgatgcaaagcattattatttactgtttcattgcatttaatagaaaaagagtactttgtggcaaatattaaaaccaagatttttatagaaaattcacagcctttaatacagagatttttgttataaaatttgaaacatagattactggcatgcttttctatgatgtgctagtgtttatgctttacaaaaagttctgaccaacctgtaaattccaataTACCTAGTTCGGAGctactaaagtcgagcgcaccctaaaggtgtacttgatttggtccatatttttacttgttttaaccaataactatattaataaacttgttttagggaaatcaatgctagcattgcatgcaataatcctatatctatcagtcatcaactTGCCAAATATGATAGTttaaggataaaggctgtggattttctataaaatttccacatgtttagcattgaatcaacacaagggtacataatccttaagagTGTTGAAAGAGATTAAGAGGAAAAATAGGCCATTGTTTGTATTGAGCCAAATATGCCATTGTTTCTCATGAGTCTACAGTACAGTATTAATATCCAATTAATGGATTTGAAATAATCCTTATTTACATCGACGGAAGGTTAAAGAAATACACAACAAACTTGATGTTCACAAATACTGAgggtgctcattgttgaaggccgtacggtgacctatagttgttaatgtctgtgtcattttggtcttttgtggatagttgtctcattggcaattataccacatcttcttttttataaatgcaAGATTTCGTTGTTTACTTTCAATATCAAGCAGTTATATACGACCAGATTTTATGACAAAAATGTGTTATCTGTTTtatttggaatttaaaaaaaacgccAGAAATGATCTAGTAtgattttatattgttcaatacaGCATGCATGTACAGTTTAATTTAAAATAAGCAAGGACAATGACTGCTGGTTTATATGAATGTTTGTTTGGtatttatgtaaaattttgttattttaagcttaCAAATACTTCTTGCTTAGAATAATTGGTATGTAAGTGCCGACATGGGGAGGGGTAGCAGTGTACCTCGTTAGGTCACAAGTTCACCACGTTTAAAATTTCTTCATGTCAGCATGAAGGTAATTTTTAAGCAAACTATACAGCTCTATCtcagttttgaatattttaaagatCACAAGGTCGTCCGCCAAACCTCCAAGGTCGCCAGTCGTATTTGACCCCGTTTGGAGCCATGCGATGGAAAGGGACATTTGTGAATTTGTGCCTTATTTAAATCGTGCTAACTTTCAGAATATACGGTTTTGCCACGTCAAGTTCTATATATTTATGTCTTCGATCATTATATATTATTATCTATTATATATGGTGACCAAAAAGAATTTTAATAACACAGTTATCAAGATCTAAGGTTTCAGAATGAATTGATATATAAAACTCATGGTGTGAACCGAATCGTCATtttaactttatttggtgtatttacctatatatgtttaacttttaaatatacatttactAAAGATTAACAACCCCTGTGTGACAACTTAacttaaaagataaataaaagataaaatattgatcaTAAAATACCAACAGAATTACAGCTTATAGATAGGAATTTTGTCTGTCTTATTTGGATAAGAATTTACACTAGTAAAGTGAATTATTGCACGAAACTTCCTTAAAATTATTAAAGAGAAGGATATTGTGACTAAAGAAGCGTCGTCGTACTTATACTTTTTATTGAAAcctatattattttcatttattgattttatttttgcattCACAAAGGATAATATGAAACGAACGTGCTTTATACCATTTCACTTCAgcagtttattttcaatagctgtttatgtgttatatttgccactggacattaaggaAACTTGATAACAATCAACCAATCTATTTAGTATACAACACCACGAAAACACCAACTCAGAATATAACTGGGGAACCAAAACTGTCAATCTCGATGGAATATTTTCGTTTgacaccaatcaatcattcaataaaaaattaattatttcaccaAGCAATCTtccctttcaattttttataaataacgTTTTCTGGAGATCGTTCTTGGGTCAATATTACAAATACGAAATTAAACCATGAATAAAACATTACTTTTAAGAGTTGCATAAACCCAAAAAGTACAAGGTTTACTGAATTGTCTTGTTTCACTCTTACTTTGGACTTAGAAAATAATAATTCTAAATACTTACATCCATCATATCAGGTGTGAGCGGTTTTCCATTCTTTCGTAATTTCATGGGTGGAAAGAATCCTTCAATCTGTCTCCTCGACGTCCTCATCGATTTAGAACTTCGTTTCACTTTGTCAAGTTCCTTTGTAGCAAATTCGACTAGTGTAGGTTTTGTCATAGGTCGAGCTTTAAAACGTTCGGCGTATTCCATTGGAGAATTAGATGAAACTAAATGTTGTCTTCCGTATTTCCCCATAGATGAACTACTTAACAAATCAGAGAAAGATTCGCCCGAGTTCTTAGCTGGTACACTACGGTAGAGTAATTGTTGTGCATTAGATCTATTTGTGAATACACCATTCATAAGACCGGGGCTGGTCCCGCCATTATTACGGACTGAATTGATTGGCGGTAACGTAACAGATCCCAGTTTTTGTGTCGACATTTGGAGTATTTAAGACgaaaaatacaataaattaaattaatcctCTTTTGAGACTTAGACGACTTTAACAGACATCTTTTGTCTCCTTATTAATACCATTATAAGGTATACTTCACAATAGAATAATGTTTTTTGTCTGTATAATTGACGTTGTTACGTTATACCATGTAAGACACATACATGTTAGATTTAAAACTTATCAATATGACCACAAAACCATGAACTAGCTATAAACCTATGAATCTTTTCAACTACTGGTCTAGTTGATCGAAGTCACGGATCCGAAACTCTGATGAAAGATCTTTAAATGTCCATTAATATGCTGTGAATTTGTTCCCGTCATCCCCGACGTTGTATTCTTCTTATTTTGTTGTCATACAATGTCAGATTCGGCAATCTTTCAATAAACATGTCCCTTAACAACTGTGAAAATAATATATCCAAATCTTTTTTATTGATAAGTTGTTGACAATATAAATGCAAATAGTAATATTTAATCAATTGTGCATCGATTACGTAAGCAACACTTTATCTACAATTTAGCACCGGTCAAGTTTGTTACTGCACAGCGAACtgcattgaaaaaatatttaccacATGAAAAACAAATTGATAATCTGATTTAATCCTTGGTTGTACTATTGATCGCAGCTAGCTTTTGTTAAAAGATTTTTTGCTCAATAATAAACCGTGTTCAATAAGgattgattaaaattaaaatggcattaAATGTCTAGCCGAGGCAAACACCCAACACTTATCAATTTTGACGTTTACATCTACGTTTACATACACTAGTTAAAAGGTAAATACACCGAAGATATACCAGTGATGGTCCCCTGCAGAAGTTTAAGGAATTTGGGTTTGGTTAAGAGACCTTTACGTCGTGCTTAATCACAATAACATGATAAATTGGACCATAAAACAATCATTAGTTAAAAAGAATGTTTGAATTTTAACACCGTACATTATATACCCGTCACTCAAAAGTCAAATAAAGGTGCAACAACTAAAAATaggttatatttttaaaaatataacacaCGTTTGACAAACTTTCTCCATATTAAAAATGGATTTTCAATTTGGATTTTCAGTTGCAACAGGAGCAGTAAAGAATAGAATTGACCGGAAGCTAATCAGAAACCGGTATACAGTTGCTTAGCGCGCAAAATTTATCTTTGCAAAGGACTATGTTTAGTGAGATGTATTGAGTAA
This genomic window from Mytilus galloprovincialis chromosome 9, xbMytGall1.hap1.1, whole genome shotgun sequence contains:
- the LOC143044193 gene encoding uncharacterized protein LOC143044193 codes for the protein MSTQKLGSVTLPPINSVRNNGGTSPGLMNGVFTNRSNAQQLLYRSVPAKNSGESFSDLLSSSSMGKYGRQHLVSSNSPMEYAERFKARPMTKPTLVEFATKELDKVKRSSKSMRTSRRQIEGFFPPMKLRKNGKPLTPDMMDTQMATKMELAPTAYSDIRSKSERGFMAHSPFIRRTPDSFRTMHTFPENNIVYPSVISEQDGEYDDLSMLPPPKKILPKRELPWVFRYKVKRNMNELAKIMASKPPSIPTTESPS